In one Achromobacter spanius genomic region, the following are encoded:
- a CDS encoding ATP-binding cassette domain-containing protein, with translation MSAPIIELESIRKTFGSVIALHGVTFQLRAGEVHCLLGDNGAGKSTLIKTLAGVHPPDEGRYFLDGKPARFTSPRDALNAGIATVYQDLALVPLMSIARNFFMGREPTRRWLGVLPVMDHREAASTAREKLGEMGIRVRDPQQAVGTLSGGEKQCLAIARAMHFGARVLILDEPTAALGVKQSANVLKLIATARQRGIAVIFITHNVNHAYPVADRFTLLNRGRSLGTYRKDDISKEEVLDMMAGGAEMKALMRDLEGVIV, from the coding sequence ATGAGCGCACCCATCATTGAACTTGAAAGCATACGCAAGACGTTCGGCTCGGTTATTGCGTTGCACGGGGTGACCTTTCAATTGCGTGCCGGTGAAGTGCACTGCCTTCTGGGCGATAACGGCGCCGGCAAGTCGACGTTGATCAAGACGCTGGCGGGCGTGCATCCGCCGGATGAAGGGCGCTATTTCCTGGACGGCAAGCCCGCGCGCTTTACGTCGCCGCGTGATGCGCTGAACGCCGGCATCGCCACGGTGTACCAGGATCTGGCGCTGGTGCCCTTGATGAGCATCGCGCGCAATTTCTTCATGGGCCGTGAACCCACGCGCCGATGGCTGGGCGTATTGCCGGTCATGGATCATCGCGAGGCTGCCAGCACCGCCCGCGAGAAGCTGGGCGAAATGGGCATTCGGGTACGCGATCCCCAGCAGGCTGTCGGTACCCTGTCGGGCGGTGAAAAGCAATGCCTGGCGATCGCGCGCGCCATGCACTTCGGCGCCCGGGTGCTGATTCTGGATGAGCCCACCGCGGCGCTGGGCGTCAAGCAATCGGCCAACGTGCTCAAGCTGATCGCCACGGCACGCCAACGCGGCATCGCCGTCATTTTCATCACGCACAACGTCAACCACGCCTACCCCGTGGCAGATCGTTTCACGCTGTTGAACCGGGGCCGATCCTTGGGCACCTACCGAAAAGACGACATCTCCAAGGAAGAGGTGCTGGACATGATGGCGGGGGGGGCCGAGATGAAGGCTCTGATGCGTGATCTTGAAGGCGTGATCGTCTGA
- a CDS encoding bifunctional 5-dehydro-2-deoxygluconokinase/5-dehydro-2-deoxyphosphogluconate aldolase, whose amino-acid sequence MKQLCFPEGRRFDLACLGRLAVDLYAQQIGCALEEVSSFAKYLGGSSANIASGAARLGLKSAMISRVGNEQMGRFLLGALQAEGCDVSQVRQDPQRLTGLVLLGIKDRDTFPLLFYRENCADMAMDAEDIDAAFIAQCRALLVTGTHLSTVGVRQASLRALELAAQHRVTRVLDIDFRPVLWGLVEQGDGERRYVPDAEVSARLQALLGHFDLIIGTEEEFLIAGGVPTDLMASLRTVRAHSEAVLVIKLGPHGCAIVPGDVPERIEDALTVVGEDVRVLNVLGAGDAFAAGLMAGLLRGQGWEESARMANACGAIVVSRHGCAPAMPTQAELRYWLSGNKSRQPDADVMLSHLHRVTTPRPEWRELYVLAFDHRSQFHELAASHGRSDADIAALKRLIVQAVDVVAQAPGMQGRIGVLIDDVYGEQSLHASTGRGWWVGRPIELPGSRPLRFEGARSLASRLQQWPREQVVKCLVQYHPDDDADLRVAQEDQLRHVWEATRHSGHELLLEIIPPDDMLFGEAADDAVLRSVRRLYNLDIRPEWWKLGMMEAESWDALDQLVTQRDPHCWGAVILGLNQPVPTLLQGFAQARARVVKGFMIGRSVWSEPAAAWLRADIADAELVDRVAASFRSLITGWQASRSDTHRTVAARADIVSAPAERAAS is encoded by the coding sequence ATGAAACAACTTTGCTTTCCCGAGGGCCGCCGTTTTGACCTGGCCTGCCTGGGTCGTCTGGCCGTGGATTTGTATGCGCAGCAGATTGGATGCGCGCTGGAAGAGGTCTCGAGCTTTGCGAAGTACCTGGGCGGCTCATCCGCCAATATCGCTTCCGGCGCGGCCCGCCTGGGCCTGAAGTCCGCCATGATTTCGCGCGTGGGCAACGAGCAGATGGGCCGCTTTCTACTTGGCGCGTTGCAGGCCGAGGGTTGCGATGTCAGCCAGGTACGGCAAGATCCGCAACGGCTGACGGGACTGGTGCTGCTTGGCATCAAGGACCGCGACACGTTCCCGCTGCTGTTCTATCGTGAAAACTGCGCCGACATGGCCATGGACGCTGAAGATATCGACGCGGCCTTCATTGCGCAATGCCGGGCGTTGCTGGTCACGGGTACGCATCTGAGCACCGTGGGTGTGCGCCAGGCCTCGCTGCGAGCGTTGGAACTGGCGGCGCAACATCGCGTGACGCGGGTGCTGGATATCGATTTCCGCCCGGTGCTGTGGGGCTTGGTGGAGCAAGGCGACGGAGAGCGCCGCTATGTGCCCGATGCGGAAGTCAGCGCGCGGTTGCAGGCCTTGCTGGGCCATTTTGACTTGATCATCGGCACCGAAGAAGAATTCCTGATCGCCGGCGGCGTGCCCACGGACCTGATGGCGTCGTTGCGGACGGTGCGCGCCCACAGCGAGGCCGTGCTCGTGATCAAGCTTGGCCCCCACGGATGCGCCATTGTGCCGGGTGACGTGCCCGAACGAATCGAGGACGCACTCACGGTCGTGGGTGAAGACGTGCGGGTTTTGAATGTACTGGGGGCGGGGGACGCCTTTGCCGCGGGCTTGATGGCGGGCCTGTTGCGTGGACAGGGCTGGGAGGAGTCGGCGCGCATGGCGAACGCATGCGGCGCCATCGTGGTGTCGCGGCACGGCTGCGCGCCCGCCATGCCCACGCAAGCCGAACTGCGCTACTGGTTGTCGGGGAATAAATCCCGGCAGCCGGACGCTGACGTCATGCTGTCGCATCTGCACCGAGTGACCACGCCGCGTCCCGAATGGCGCGAACTCTATGTGCTGGCGTTCGATCATCGTTCGCAGTTCCACGAGTTGGCGGCAAGCCATGGCCGGTCCGATGCGGATATCGCGGCGCTCAAGCGCCTGATCGTGCAGGCGGTGGATGTGGTGGCCCAGGCGCCCGGCATGCAAGGTCGTATCGGGGTGCTGATTGACGACGTCTATGGCGAACAAAGCCTGCACGCGTCGACCGGCCGGGGTTGGTGGGTAGGCCGACCCATCGAACTGCCGGGCTCGCGCCCGTTGCGCTTCGAGGGCGCCCGGTCGCTGGCTTCTCGTTTGCAGCAGTGGCCGCGCGAACAGGTGGTGAAATGCCTGGTGCAGTACCACCCCGATGACGACGCGGATTTGCGCGTTGCGCAGGAAGACCAACTGCGGCATGTCTGGGAGGCCACGCGCCATAGCGGCCATGAACTGCTGCTGGAAATCATTCCCCCAGACGACATGCTTTTCGGCGAAGCCGCCGATGATGCCGTGCTGCGTTCGGTACGGCGCTTGTACAACCTGGATATCCGGCCGGAATGGTGGAAGCTGGGCATGATGGAGGCCGAATCCTGGGACGCGCTGGATCAGTTGGTGACGCAACGCGACCCGCATTGCTGGGGGGCGGTCATCCTGGGCTTGAACCAGCCGGTGCCCACGCTATTGCAGGGCTTTGCCCAAGCGCGGGCACGGGTGGTGAAGGGCTTCATGATCGGCCGCAGCGTCTGGAGCGAACCCGCCGCGGCCTGGTTGCGCGCAGATATCGCCGATGCGGAATTGGTCGATCGGGTTGCCGCGAGCTTTCGCAGCCTGATCACCGGCTGGCAAGCGAGCCGTTCCGACACCCACCGGACGGTCGCGGCCCGCGCCGACATCGTATCCGCGCCCGCCGAAAGGGCCGCGTCATGA
- the iolD gene encoding 3D-(3,5/4)-trihydroxycyclohexane-1,2-dione acylhydrolase (decyclizing): protein MSPRQTLRLTTAQALTRYLAALRVQEPDGTLTPYLGGVWAIFGHGNVAGMGQALAESRDALPVLRAHNEQAMAHAAIAYAKAHMRRRIMAATTSIGPGATNMVTAAALAHVNRLPVLLLPGDTFASRAPDPVLQQLEPFGDGDTTANDVFRPVSRYFDRLVRPEQILTALPRAIQVLTDPALCGPVTLALPQDVQTQAFDCPLEFLQPAPLHFLRPPPDEDALRRAVVAVRAARRPLLVVGGGALYAQASEALSAFAKAYGVPVAETQAGKGTLAWDHPMNLGAIGVTGSPASNALAARADLIIGVGSRLQDFTTGSNSLFGNTLLLSINVQALDAGKRRGQALVADAALALAQLGNALTGWRADADWTEKARRLGTQWRERVLALTTAAPDGLPYEADVIGAVQSSDAASASHDIVVCAAGTLPAELHKLWRSSRPGGYHVEYGYSCMGYEIAGGLGVKLAQPDKEVIVMVGDGSYLMMNSEIATSVMLGCKLIIVVLDNRGFGCINRLQHACGGENYNNLLDDCVAPAGIAPRIDFAAHARSLGAHAEHVADVAELVLRLREARSRQHTTVLVIDTSASHTTSDGGCWWDVAVPEVSDRVQAQTAHAAYVADKRRQAL, encoded by the coding sequence ATGAGCCCCCGCCAAACCCTGCGCCTGACGACGGCCCAAGCGCTTACGCGCTATCTGGCCGCGTTGCGGGTCCAAGAACCGGACGGCACGCTTACGCCCTACCTGGGCGGCGTGTGGGCAATCTTTGGTCATGGCAATGTGGCGGGCATGGGTCAGGCATTGGCAGAGTCGCGCGATGCCTTGCCCGTCCTGCGTGCCCACAACGAGCAGGCGATGGCGCACGCGGCCATCGCCTATGCCAAGGCGCACATGCGCCGGCGCATCATGGCGGCCACAACGTCCATCGGCCCCGGCGCCACCAACATGGTCACCGCCGCGGCGCTTGCGCACGTCAATCGCTTGCCGGTCCTGCTGCTGCCGGGCGACACCTTCGCCTCACGCGCGCCCGACCCGGTGCTGCAGCAGCTTGAACCCTTCGGCGATGGCGACACGACGGCCAATGACGTGTTCCGGCCCGTATCGCGATACTTCGACCGCCTCGTCAGGCCCGAGCAGATCCTGACTGCGTTGCCGCGCGCGATTCAGGTGCTGACTGATCCCGCGCTGTGCGGTCCGGTCACGCTGGCCTTGCCACAAGATGTGCAGACGCAGGCGTTTGATTGCCCGCTTGAATTTCTACAGCCCGCGCCCCTGCATTTTCTGCGTCCTCCTCCCGACGAGGATGCACTTCGGCGCGCGGTAGTGGCCGTCCGTGCCGCGCGCCGACCGTTGTTGGTGGTGGGCGGCGGCGCGCTCTACGCTCAGGCTTCGGAGGCGCTGTCCGCGTTTGCCAAGGCGTATGGCGTACCCGTGGCCGAGACGCAGGCCGGCAAGGGCACGCTGGCCTGGGACCATCCCATGAATCTGGGCGCCATCGGCGTTACCGGTTCCCCAGCGTCGAACGCCCTGGCCGCGCGCGCTGACCTGATCATCGGCGTGGGCTCGCGCTTGCAGGATTTCACAACCGGATCGAACTCCCTGTTCGGCAATACGCTGTTGCTGTCGATCAACGTGCAGGCGCTGGACGCTGGCAAGCGACGTGGGCAGGCGCTGGTGGCGGACGCGGCGCTGGCGTTGGCGCAGTTGGGCAACGCGCTGACCGGTTGGCGCGCCGATGCGGATTGGACGGAGAAAGCCCGGCGGCTTGGGACACAATGGCGCGAACGGGTCCTGGCATTGACCACGGCGGCGCCGGATGGCCTGCCCTATGAGGCCGACGTGATCGGCGCGGTGCAATCTTCCGATGCGGCGTCGGCGAGCCATGACATTGTCGTGTGCGCCGCGGGGACGCTACCCGCTGAACTGCACAAGCTGTGGCGCAGCAGCCGGCCGGGCGGCTACCACGTGGAGTACGGCTATTCCTGCATGGGATATGAAATCGCGGGTGGCCTGGGCGTGAAGCTGGCCCAGCCCGACAAGGAAGTCATCGTGATGGTGGGCGACGGTTCCTACCTGATGATGAACTCCGAGATTGCCACGTCGGTCATGTTGGGGTGCAAGCTGATCATCGTGGTGCTCGATAACCGTGGCTTTGGATGCATCAACCGCCTACAGCACGCTTGCGGCGGCGAAAACTACAACAACTTGTTGGACGACTGCGTCGCACCCGCGGGCATCGCGCCCCGCATCGACTTTGCGGCGCACGCCCGCAGCCTTGGCGCGCATGCCGAGCACGTCGCTGATGTTGCCGAACTCGTACTGCGCTTGCGCGAGGCGCGCAGCCGTCAACACACCACGGTGTTGGTCATTGATACGTCGGCCTCACACACGACGTCGGACGGCGGCTGCTGGTGGGACGTGGCCGTGCCGGAAGTGTCTGACCGCGTTCAAGCGCAAACGGCGCATGCGGCCTACGTCGCGGACAAACGCCGACAGGCACTTTGA
- the iolE gene encoding myo-inosose-2 dehydratase, translating to MNRESAWKVRIGVNPISWSNDDLPSLGGDTPLATALSEGARIGYAGFELGNKFPQSSQALKAVLAEYGVACVSGWYSGRLAHQGVDAEIRDGAAHMEKLQAQGCNVVVYGEVADSIQGRRGTPLAKRPRWRSDASWSDYGKRLNAYGEHLRARYGLTLAYHHHMGAYVETADDVDRLMAVTDKNVGLLFDTGHCYLAGAVAGLDTDVVAQLARHAQRVVHVHCKDVRPRIARAVRNEGWSFLDAVMNGVFTVPGDGCIDFHAVLAVLHNAGYQGWLVVEAEQDPAVAPSYQYAKLGYQTLSAIVADLQGDQA from the coding sequence GTGAACAGAGAGTCTGCTTGGAAGGTACGCATAGGCGTCAACCCCATTTCGTGGAGCAACGACGACCTGCCTTCGCTAGGCGGCGACACGCCGCTTGCAACGGCCTTGTCCGAAGGTGCGCGAATCGGCTACGCGGGTTTCGAGCTGGGCAACAAGTTTCCCCAGTCGTCGCAGGCGTTGAAGGCTGTGTTGGCTGAGTATGGCGTGGCCTGCGTATCTGGCTGGTACTCGGGCCGACTCGCTCATCAGGGCGTGGATGCCGAGATCCGCGATGGCGCGGCGCACATGGAAAAGCTGCAGGCGCAGGGTTGCAACGTGGTGGTCTATGGCGAGGTTGCCGATTCGATCCAGGGGCGGCGCGGCACTCCACTGGCCAAGCGGCCGCGCTGGCGCAGCGACGCATCCTGGAGCGACTATGGCAAGCGTTTGAACGCCTATGGCGAGCACTTGAGAGCGCGCTACGGCCTGACCCTGGCCTATCACCATCACATGGGCGCCTACGTTGAAACCGCCGACGACGTCGACCGGCTGATGGCGGTCACGGACAAGAACGTGGGTTTGCTATTCGACACGGGGCATTGCTATCTGGCGGGTGCCGTCGCGGGGCTGGACACCGACGTCGTGGCGCAATTGGCCCGGCACGCGCAGCGTGTCGTGCACGTGCATTGCAAGGATGTACGGCCCCGGATCGCAAGAGCGGTTCGCAACGAGGGCTGGTCCTTCCTGGATGCGGTGATGAACGGCGTGTTCACCGTTCCAGGCGACGGCTGCATCGATTTTCACGCGGTCTTGGCGGTATTGCACAACGCGGGGTATCAGGGCTGGCTGGTGGTTGAGGCTGAGCAGGATCCCGCCGTGGCGCCGTCCTACCAATATGCCAAGCTGGGCTATCAAACCTTGTCCGCCATTGTGGCTGACCTTCAGGGAGATCAGGCATGA
- the iolB gene encoding 5-deoxy-glucuronate isomerase gives MSLLIKASASGRQIVEVTPASAGWKHVGFRALRMLQDEEELFSTDARECCVVVLAGEVDVSVGAHRYRALGSRMSVFDPVSPYAVYVPPGRGVSIRAITNVELGLCFAPALGRHAPRVIEPMSMQRSVRGQGSNARHVCDILPEGDVAERLLVVEVITPAGHASSYPPHKHDTAEAGETQLEETYYHRLNPPQGFAFQRVYTDDRSLDEAMAVEDHDVVTVPRGYHPCVAPHGYDLYYLNTMAGPRREWAFRNDPRHEWILQASA, from the coding sequence ATGAGTTTATTGATCAAGGCCAGCGCAAGCGGCAGGCAGATCGTGGAAGTCACGCCCGCCAGCGCGGGCTGGAAGCATGTGGGGTTTCGCGCGTTGCGCATGCTGCAGGACGAAGAGGAGCTATTCAGTACGGACGCGCGCGAATGCTGCGTTGTCGTGCTGGCGGGCGAAGTGGATGTGAGCGTCGGCGCGCACCGCTATCGGGCGCTGGGTAGCCGCATGTCCGTGTTTGATCCGGTGTCGCCCTATGCCGTCTACGTGCCGCCTGGCCGGGGCGTGTCGATACGCGCGATCACGAATGTCGAGTTGGGACTTTGTTTTGCCCCTGCGCTAGGGCGCCATGCGCCGCGCGTGATTGAGCCGATGTCGATGCAACGCAGCGTTCGCGGGCAAGGCAGCAATGCGCGGCATGTATGCGACATTCTGCCTGAAGGCGACGTGGCCGAGCGCCTGCTGGTGGTTGAAGTGATCACGCCCGCGGGGCATGCATCAAGCTACCCGCCGCATAAGCACGACACGGCGGAAGCAGGCGAAACGCAGTTGGAAGAGACGTACTACCACCGCTTGAACCCACCGCAAGGGTTCGCATTTCAGCGCGTGTACACCGATGATCGCAGTCTGGACGAAGCCATGGCCGTGGAAGATCACGATGTTGTGACGGTGCCGCGCGGCTACCATCCTTGCGTCGCGCCCCATGGCTACGATCTCTACTACCTGAACACGATGGCGGGTCCGCGACGCGAATGGGCGTTTCGCAACGACCCCAGGCACGAGTGGATACTTCAGGCTTCAGCGTGA
- a CDS encoding ClpXP protease specificity-enhancing factor codes for MGETSTKPYLIRALHEWCTDNGYTPYITVQVDEHTMVPVAHVRDGQITLNVGTLATNRLVLGNEFIEFQARFSGVTENVYVPVGAVSAVYARETGAGMGFEVQPYEPPEAGAQGTADPAALEGVEAQADATQGDDGGNDDEPKRPRLTIVK; via the coding sequence ATGGGTGAAACCTCGACCAAACCGTATCTGATCCGCGCACTGCATGAATGGTGCACCGACAACGGCTACACGCCGTACATCACCGTGCAGGTCGATGAGCACACCATGGTGCCCGTCGCGCATGTCCGTGACGGTCAGATCACACTGAACGTCGGCACGCTGGCCACCAACCGCCTGGTGCTGGGCAACGAATTCATTGAATTCCAAGCCCGCTTCAGCGGCGTGACCGAAAACGTCTATGTTCCCGTCGGCGCCGTCAGCGCCGTCTACGCGCGCGAAACCGGCGCGGGCATGGGCTTCGAAGTGCAGCCCTATGAACCGCCGGAAGCAGGCGCACAGGGCACGGCGGACCCCGCTGCCCTGGAAGGCGTTGAAGCCCAGGCCGACGCCACGCAAGGCGACGACGGCGGCAACGACGACGAACCCAAGCGCCCGCGCCTGACGATCGTCAAGTAG
- a CDS encoding glutathione S-transferase N-terminal domain-containing protein, with protein sequence MMVLYSGTTCPFSQRCRFVLFEKGMDFEIRDIDLYNKPEDIAVMNPYGQVPILVERDLILYESNIINEYIDERFPHPQLMPADPVMRARTRLFLYNFEKELFVHVSTLEDRSTKPDEKKLANARQNIRDRLAQLAPMLLKNKYMLGEEFSMLDVAVAPLLWRLDHYGIELPKNAAPLQKYAERIFSRPAYIEALTPSEKVMRR encoded by the coding sequence ATGATGGTGCTCTATTCCGGAACCACGTGTCCGTTTTCGCAACGCTGCCGCTTCGTGTTGTTCGAAAAGGGTATGGACTTCGAGATCCGTGACATCGACCTGTACAACAAACCCGAAGACATCGCGGTGATGAACCCGTACGGTCAAGTGCCCATCCTGGTTGAGCGCGACCTGATCCTGTACGAATCCAACATCATCAACGAGTACATCGACGAGCGCTTCCCGCATCCGCAACTGATGCCGGCGGATCCCGTCATGCGCGCCCGCACCCGCCTGTTCCTGTACAACTTCGAGAAAGAACTGTTTGTTCACGTCTCGACGCTGGAAGACCGCAGCACCAAGCCCGACGAGAAGAAGCTGGCCAACGCGCGCCAGAACATTCGCGACCGCCTGGCCCAGTTGGCCCCGATGCTGCTGAAGAACAAGTACATGCTGGGCGAAGAATTCTCGATGCTCGACGTGGCCGTGGCTCCGTTGCTGTGGCGCCTGGATCACTACGGCATCGAACTCCCCAAGAACGCGGCTCCGCTGCAAAAGTACGCCGAACGCATCTTCTCGCGCCCGGCCTACATCGAAGCGCTGACGCCTTCGGAAAAAGTAATGCGTCGTTAA
- a CDS encoding cytochrome c1 — protein MIKKLIGAVALMLTCTTAFAAEGGFPLDKAPYRVNDMSSLQNGAKLFVNYCLNCHSASSMRYNKLKDIGLTDQQIKESLLFTGEKVGDMMHIAMTPQDAKKWFGTTPPDLSVIARAKSVNAGPSGADYIYTYLRTFYRDTSRATGWNNLVFPSVGMPHALWERQGPRELTTVAMHEVEAKDAKEGAPKNWERITTVYDAQGFSTVKAEPVADYHGHATFDAKFKAANPAQVATYDNDVADLTAFMSWMAEPVQTLRVRIGVGVMLFLLLFFLVTWRLNASYWKHVR, from the coding sequence ATGATCAAGAAGCTGATTGGTGCCGTGGCCTTGATGCTCACGTGTACCACCGCATTTGCCGCCGAGGGCGGTTTCCCGCTGGACAAGGCGCCGTACCGCGTCAACGACATGTCGTCGCTGCAAAACGGCGCCAAGCTGTTCGTCAACTACTGCCTGAACTGTCATAGCGCGTCGTCGATGCGCTACAACAAGCTCAAGGACATTGGCCTGACCGACCAGCAAATCAAGGAAAGCCTGCTGTTCACCGGCGAAAAGGTCGGCGACATGATGCATATCGCCATGACGCCCCAGGACGCCAAGAAGTGGTTTGGCACGACGCCCCCGGATTTATCCGTGATCGCCCGGGCCAAATCGGTCAACGCCGGCCCGTCCGGCGCAGACTACATCTACACCTACCTGCGCACCTTCTACCGCGACACGTCGCGCGCCACGGGCTGGAACAACCTGGTTTTCCCGTCCGTGGGCATGCCGCACGCCCTCTGGGAACGCCAGGGTCCGCGCGAGCTGACGACCGTGGCCATGCATGAAGTGGAAGCCAAGGATGCCAAGGAAGGCGCACCCAAAAACTGGGAACGCATCACGACGGTGTACGATGCTCAAGGTTTTTCCACGGTCAAGGCCGAACCGGTAGCTGATTACCACGGCCATGCCACCTTTGATGCCAAATTTAAGGCCGCCAACCCGGCCCAAGTCGCAACATACGACAACGACGTCGCAGACCTGACCGCATTCATGTCCTGGATGGCCGAGCCCGTCCAGACATTGCGCGTCCGTATCGGCGTCGGCGTCATGTTGTTCCTGCTGTTGTTCTTCCTGGTTACGTGGCGCTTGAACGCCTCGTACTGGAAACACGTGCGCTAA
- a CDS encoding cytochrome b — protein MAGEKTVETTGLLGWLDRRFPVTSTWKAHLSEYYAPKNFNFWYFFGSLALLVLVLQIVTGIFLVMHYKPDAERAFQSVEYIMREVPWGWLVRYMHSTGASMFFVVVYLHMLRGLLYGSYRKPRELVWIFGVAIFLCLMAEAFFGYLLPWGQMSYWGAQVIVNLFAAIPFIGPELSIWIRGDYVVSDATLNRFFAFHVIAIPLVLVGLVAAHLVALHEVGSNNPDGIEIKQGPKDKYGRPKDGIPFHPFYSVHDLMGVAGFLLVFAFIVFFAPEMGGYFLEFNNFIPADSLKTPPHIAPVWYFTPFYSMLRATTDEFTWVLAGASVLGAIALLVKSNLRGILRIAIPGILIVVAVLLRVIDAKFWGVVAMGGTVVILFFLPWLDHSPVKSIRYRPTWHKWIYGIFMVNFLVLGYIGTQPPSPPLNITSQIGTLLYLAFFFLMPVWSRLGTFKQVPERVTFHAH, from the coding sequence ATGGCTGGCGAGAAAACCGTCGAGACAACAGGCCTGTTGGGGTGGCTGGACCGGCGTTTTCCGGTGACATCCACCTGGAAAGCCCATCTGTCCGAGTACTACGCACCAAAGAATTTCAACTTCTGGTATTTCTTTGGCTCTCTGGCCTTATTGGTCCTGGTGCTGCAGATCGTGACCGGTATTTTCCTGGTCATGCATTACAAGCCGGACGCCGAACGCGCGTTCCAATCCGTTGAATACATCATGCGCGAGGTCCCCTGGGGCTGGCTCGTGCGCTACATGCATTCCACCGGCGCGTCGATGTTCTTCGTCGTCGTCTACCTGCACATGTTGCGCGGGCTGCTATACGGTTCCTACCGCAAGCCGCGCGAGCTCGTGTGGATCTTCGGCGTGGCGATTTTCCTCTGTCTGATGGCGGAAGCCTTCTTCGGTTACCTGCTGCCGTGGGGCCAGATGTCGTATTGGGGCGCCCAGGTGATCGTGAACCTGTTCGCCGCCATTCCGTTCATCGGCCCCGAACTGTCCATCTGGATCCGCGGCGACTACGTCGTGTCGGACGCCACCTTGAACCGCTTCTTCGCCTTCCACGTCATCGCGATTCCGCTGGTGCTCGTGGGCCTGGTCGCGGCTCACCTGGTGGCGCTGCACGAAGTCGGCTCGAACAACCCGGACGGCATCGAAATCAAGCAGGGCCCGAAAGACAAGTACGGCCGCCCCAAGGATGGCATTCCGTTCCACCCGTTCTATTCCGTGCATGACCTGATGGGCGTGGCGGGCTTCTTGCTCGTGTTCGCGTTCATCGTGTTCTTCGCGCCGGAAATGGGCGGCTACTTCCTCGAGTTCAACAACTTCATTCCCGCTGACTCGCTGAAGACGCCGCCGCACATCGCGCCGGTCTGGTACTTCACCCCGTTCTATTCGATGCTGCGCGCCACTACCGACGAATTCACGTGGGTGCTGGCGGGTGCCTCGGTGCTGGGCGCCATCGCGTTGCTCGTCAAGAGCAACCTGCGCGGCATCCTGCGCATTGCCATCCCCGGCATCCTGATCGTCGTGGCCGTGCTGCTGCGCGTGATCGACGCCAAGTTCTGGGGCGTGGTGGCCATGGGTGGTACGGTCGTGATCCTGTTCTTCCTGCCCTGGCTAGACCATTCCCCGGTCAAGTCGATCCGCTACCGCCCCACCTGGCACAAGTGGATCTACGGCATCTTCATGGTCAACTTCCTGGTGCTCGGCTACATCGGTACGCAGCCGCCCAGTCCGCCGTTGAACATCACGTCGCAAATTGGCACGCTGCTGTACCTGGCATTTTTCTTCCTGATGCCGGTCTGGAGCCGCCTTGGCACCTTCAAGCAAGTGCCCGAGCGCGTTACGTTCCACGCCCACTGA
- the mscL gene encoding large conductance mechanosensitive channel protein MscL produces the protein MSKKTGFVKEFRDFAVKGNAIDLAVGVIIGAAFGRIVDSMVKDIIMPLVNFILGGAVDFSNKFFVLSMPAGYNGPMTYADLTKAGASVFAWGNFVTILINFVLLAFVIFWMVKAIYKARTKAEEAPAAPAATPEDVALLREIRDLLKK, from the coding sequence ATGAGCAAAAAGACTGGTTTCGTCAAAGAATTCCGAGATTTCGCTGTAAAAGGCAACGCGATCGACCTGGCGGTTGGTGTGATTATCGGCGCGGCGTTCGGCCGAATCGTCGATTCGATGGTGAAAGACATCATCATGCCCTTGGTCAATTTCATCCTGGGGGGCGCAGTCGATTTTTCGAACAAATTCTTTGTACTGTCGATGCCTGCCGGCTACAACGGCCCGATGACGTATGCCGACCTCACCAAAGCGGGCGCCTCCGTGTTCGCCTGGGGTAATTTCGTGACGATCCTCATCAACTTCGTGTTGTTGGCGTTCGTGATTTTCTGGATGGTCAAAGCCATCTACAAGGCCCGCACCAAGGCCGAGGAAGCACCGGCCGCACCGGCCGCAACGCCGGAAGACGTGGCGCTGCTGCGCGAAATCCGCGACCTGCTCAAGAAATAA